A single region of the Nicotiana sylvestris chromosome 6, ASM39365v2, whole genome shotgun sequence genome encodes:
- the LOC138871519 gene encoding uncharacterized protein, producing the protein MPTGKLAKWQILLSEFDIVYVTQKEVKGQELADHYAENPVGGEYESLKTYFPDKEVSFVGEDITEAYDGWRMFFDRAANFKVVGIGAVLISETGQHYPVQEEWATKNSKVLPYLHHMQELRKRFTKIEFRYVPRNKNEFADALATLSSMIKNPDKNYVDPILVRIHNHPTYFAHVEEEADGKPWFHDIKEYLSKREYPDNANHTQICMLRRLSNHFFHSEGNLYRRSPDLGLLRLVGAKEASNLLENVHAGTCGPHMNDFVLAKKILRACYFWMTIERDCTQYVRKCFQYQVHADMIKVPPNELNTISSP; encoded by the exons atgcccactgggaagttggctaaatggcagatactattaagtgagttcgatatcgtctatgtaactcaaaaggagGTAAAGGGACAAGAATTAGCAGACCACTacgctgaaaatccggtgggaggagaatacgaatccttgaaaacgtattttcctgataaagaagtatcatttgtaggagaagacattaccgaagcatatgatggctggaggatgttcttcgataGAGCCGCAAATTTTAAAgtagtaggcattggagcagttttgatatcagaaacgggtcagcattatccg gtacaagaagagtgggccaccaagaattcaaaggtattgccatatctgcaccacaTGCAGGAATTGAGGAAGAGatttacaaagatagaattccgataTGTGCCCAGAAAtaagaatgagtttgccgacgcattagccactttgtcatccatgataaaaaatccagataagaactacgttgatcccattctggtgaggatccataatcatcCAACTTACTTTGCTCATGTAGAGGAAGAAGccgatggaaagccttggttccatgacatcaaagaatacttatcaaaaAGAGAATACCCGGAtaatgcaaatcacactcagatttgcatgctccgaagattgtcaaatcacttcttccacagcgaaGGGAACTTATACAGAAGATCTCCTGATTTGGGGTTATTAAGGCTTGTCGGCGCGAAGGAAGCTTCTAATCTACTTGAGaatgtgcatgctgggacctgtggtccgcACATGAATGACTTTGTtctggctaagaagatactcagggcatgttacttttggatgaccatagaAAGGGATTGCACTcaatatgtccgcaaatgctttcaatatCAAGtgcatgcagatatgataaaagtgcctccaaatgagctcaatacaATAAGCTCACCCTAG